The DNA window TCTTCATTATTAAATTGTCCTCGTGTCTCTGGAAAACTGGGTGGTCCCTCTGGTCCAGCACGATGATTACATCCCCGGGCTCGAGTCCAGGTTCCTGGTCACCTTCACCATGGAATGTAATTTTCTGGCCATCTTTCATACctgcacaaaaacatttacCATTCCTTTAAGTTGCTTTCCAAAACACATTGACTACGatctgtattgtttttaaatatgacCCTCTCTCATATAGACCGAGACCCTTACCTTTGTCAATGTGAACTTCCAAGATTTTCTTCTTGCGTTCTACTTTGAGTCCATTGCAATTCTTGCAGCGGTCCTTGGAGTTAAATTTCTCGCCCTGTCCCTGGCAATCTGAACACATGCTCTGGATCTGCTGAATCATGCCTGGCCCGATCTGCTGCACCTTGACCTGTACCCCTCTTCCTTTGCAATTTGAGCATTTCTCCAAAGCACCCTTCTTACCACCGTATCCTGTAGCAGACAAAAAGGAGAACTTCATTTTCTGAACTGCTGCAAACACTGCAGAGTGACActgtaatttttgtttttaagtagTACCTACCTTCGCATTTTTCACAAATGACATTCTTCTGAAGGGCCAGCTTCCTAGTACTACCATTGTACATCTCCTCCAGTGTAACACTAAGCTGGTGGACGACATTCTTCCCTGTAGAAAGCACATGACTATTAATGTTTTGGGACTTCATATCGCATGTAGCAAAAGTTCTTACAAAGCCAAATATACCATATAtacctcttctctctctctgcatgcGACCTCCACCTCCAAAGAACATGTTGAAAATGTCCATCGGAGAAGAACCTCCGCCCATGCCTCCTTCTTTGATGGCCTGCTCCCCTCCTTGGTCGTACAGGTCTCTCCTCTTTGGATCTGACAGCACCTCGTACGCTTGAGATATGTGCTTGAACTGCGGAAACAAGAACATTTAAGTTCTAACTTTAGAATACAAGAGTGCATTTATGACACGAAACTGTACAACTTCcaattatttagttttgttaagCTACTTGTTATGATGAATGTTGCTCAACCTGAGGGACAAATTTCGTTTTCTTCGCTTGTCAgtatataaaaatgacaacaaatcaACTTTGAGTCTGACATAATAAGGTTAGAGTAACATCTTCCTTTTATCTAAAAAATGTgtacgaaaaaataaaaacggtaACATATACTcgtttattaaaagaaaaagacaaccATCTACAATGTATCTAACAAAGTCAGGCAAATTACAATGTGTGAATATAATGTGAAAGGAGACCTAGTGTGTCCTTTTAACCCATGGTTTCGTATGAGAGGCTTATCTTCCTGTTCCTCGGCACAGCCGCTGCGCTCAGACGTTTCTAGAAACTTCCCCCTGTCCCTTCAAACGGGCGTGCGggttaaaattagaaaaagcGCATTTCCAGCGGTCCATACACGGCACCTTTCCCACATGTCCCCCTCACCTTCTCTCCTTCGTTGGGGTTCTTGTCGGGGTGGTATTTCAGAGCCAGTTTCCTGTAGGCTTTTTTGATTTGATCCATAGAGGCAGTAGGGCTGACACCCAG is part of the Mugil cephalus isolate CIBA_MC_2020 chromosome 10, CIBA_Mcephalus_1.1, whole genome shotgun sequence genome and encodes:
- the dnaja gene encoding dnaJ homolog subfamily A member 4 yields the protein MVHETGYYDLLGVSPTASMDQIKKAYRKLALKYHPDKNPNEGEKFKHISQAYEVLSDPKRRDLYDQGGEQAIKEGGMGGGSSPMDIFNMFFGGGGRMQRERRGKNVVHQLSVTLEEMYNGSTRKLALQKNVICEKCEGYGGKKGALEKCSNCKGRGVQVKVQQIGPGMIQQIQSMCSDCQGQGEKFNSKDRCKNCNGLKVERKKKILEVHIDKGMKDGQKITFHGEGDQEPGLEPGDVIIVLDQRDHPVFQRHEDNLIMKMDIKLVEALCGFKKTIQTLDKRTLIVTSHPGEVIKPNDVKCIQNEGMPIYRDPYDKGQLIVQFQVEFPDKHWLPEHLMYQLERLLPPREDVMITDDMEEVDLCEVDDQARQRNYSREAYEEDEEGPRSGVQCQTQ